aggtgaAAAACGTCAAAATCTCAAGGCCACACAGATTCTCACATGATATTTCTcttcctgcgcatgtacaggaagcaaatctcacgcCGGCCACGCACAACTGACCACCGGGCAGCTGgaactgtgtgcacagctccatttcggagctttcggagaagggcggcatacaaatctaataaataaataaataattttccacTACCCGGATGGCATCTCCCCTCGATCCGTGCAGCTGCCCTTCATTGCCTTCTACTGAGCCTTCTTCTTGATCAGATTCAATTTGAAtgcagctgttttgccaactcgtTCTCGTGGTGGCTGTTTAGCtccaactgcttcctgttggggtcCTAAGGAGCCCGGGTCAGCAGGAgaggagtggctgggaggggaggatcCAATAGAGGCCGGTGAAGcaccccttgacatgagtgacatagagttggccacacccactcagtcacatgaccacctggcCATACCCACCTAGCCGATCATTAGGTAGCTCATATAAATGTTCCGTGggattttaaattatgaattttgtggtccctgaggtccgaaaggttggtgacTCCTGCTGTGTAGTACATTTTACCGACAGCCCTTGAGttgcaatcattcatttcatgacTGAAGTTTCagtggcactggaaaaaagtagCCAGTCTCTTTTTCACACTTAACTATCAACATCTCCATGGTCAGGGGATCATAAGAGTACTGGACGTTTGACAATTTGCATGCAATGGATGCAGAATAAGTACACTGACCACAGAGCTgggatttatgggtcactttattaagtcaaatctggacctgcagaggaaaCCAAAAGGAGGTGGAACTTCTGTTCCAAACATTCTTGGTCAACTATGGGTGAAGCTCCATTACTGAGCAAGAGAAGGGTGTCCTTGACCTTGGTCTTGaccttcccttgctctctgccacgcccaaggcatgtgggaaggctcacccccagtTTGTCGCCTGTAGGCCTGCGGTAGGTGAGCCCCAAAGGCACCCCCCCTCCATCACCCTGGCCGGGTCAACCTTGAGTTTCTGGAAAGTGGCAACCCATCACTTTCCAAAAGGTACCCAAAAGAGATCACGTAGTTGCTGTTAGCCCCATTTTCCGCCCCGTACCGCCTTCCCTagtgaccaaagggatttaaGCCAATTAATCTAGTTCTACTGTGTAACCTGCCGGACACCCcctaacatagttccctctaagctgagcagtgagcaatcgctcacttaaaaatcatcatcaactcagagttttccaaacctgcccagaagccgagagggaaagagtgagagggaaggagagagagaggaagagaggaagagagagaaacagagagaaaaaagagaggaaggaaaagagaaataaaatcaaaatctagtttgaaactagctcaactatttaagtggcattttgatattgatagagttgccctattatgagctcactgttatagacacacagtacagtattttatcttgaaattctctgaggcaaaacagggtgggttttttatttatttatttgtttgtttgtttgtttgtttatttattatttctgtgccgcccagtccagaagcgactgccgctcaggcactatacttttccgcccaccccccaaaaaaaattacagggaacaCTGCCCCCTAACCTTCCTGTCCCCAgctcccagtgtggagtaggcgaaaaaacagccgaaACATAAAAGGTGTTacaaccgccaaaaattcctactcggaccCCAAAGGCCACCACTAGTCACACTGTGGCTaaggggagggtgggcgggtgcctGCAAACAGGGCCGACGATCAATTCCAAAGAGGGCGGGGAATGGCGAGCCGTCCCCTTTTATATCGGGACTCACCGCCCCGCCCTCAAAAACAGATCacatgtcccagagtcatgtgatttgTTTTTGTGACttgacaagcaaaggcaatggggaagcaaagattcacttaacaatcgtattactaatttaataactgcagtgatttccttaacaacagtggcaagaaaagttggaaaatggagcaaaactcccttaacaactgtcttagCGATGGACCTGTTGGCTATGATggctataaagcagtgtttcccaagcttggcaacttgaagatatctggacttcaactcccagaattccccagccagcgaatgctggctggggaattctgggagttgaagtccaaatatcttcaagttgccaagcttgggaaacactgctataaacttATGGATGCTACTTTTATAGCTGCATGTTATTTTAAATTCTGTATTAGTTTGAATCTTCTTTTCTGCGCAGAAAGGCAAgccaataaaacattttttccccccttttaggACAATCCATGGTTCGATATGCATTTCAAGCAAGTTTACACTTGGGAAGCCTACAGCTGTGCATCTAAATACGCCTTTGCAAGAATATTAAGCCAACTGAATGAGATGTACCTGCAAAAGGATCTGAAGATCGTGAACTTTGATTTTACCTACATTAACGAGGCAGCACTCTGGTCATCAAATAATGGGGATTGCTTAGTAATGATGAGAATCTGTTTTTATGCCTTCAATCTTGTGTGTCTATCTCTGTGTCCCTTGCCAGTTTGACGGTTGTAGCCACACCCAGATTTGGATACGGCTACCAAAAAgctagatacagtgatccctcgctacttcgcggttcacctttcaTGGCTTCAGTGCATCGTGGGTTGCTGCTGGGGCTTAACCTGGTGCAGAGCGGAGCCTCCGGGAGCCCCTCTGcctcggtctctctctctctgggaatCTTCGCGAGGGGCTCCCGAAGGCTCTGCTccgcacccagcagcaaagcgtcgctttggcagggacaaggcaggcGCGTCGCTGAGTTAGCCGGGAGGAAAGCCACTGGagccgcctcagcagttgccgccgccacCTCCATCAGGACCAGCTAACCCAGCCGTGCacctgccttgtccctgccaaggagatgctttgctgctgggtgcggAGCAGAGCCTCTGGGAGCCCCTCGTGAGGTGGATTCCCCGCATGCACCCAGTGTCCCTCACTTCCACCCTGTCTCTTTACCTCTCGTCTCTCTGCCtcggtctctttctctctctcagggaATCCTTGCGAGGGGCTCCTCGAGGCTCTGCTccgcacccagcagcaaagcgtcACTTTGGAAGGGACAAGGCAGGCGTGCCGCTGAGTTAGCCGGGAGGAAAGCCACTGGAGCCGCCTCAGCAAGTTGCCGCAGTCACCTCTACCAGGACCAGCTAACCCAGCCTCGCgcctgccttgtccctgccaaggcgatgctttgctgctgggtgcggAGTGGAACCTCCGGGAGCCCCTTGCGAGGAGGATTCCCCGCATGCACCTAGTGTCCCTCACTTCCACCCTGTCTCTTTACCTCtcgtctctctgcctctgtctctttctctctctcagggaATCCTCGCGAGGGGCTCCCGAAGGCTCTGCTccgcacccagcagcaaagcgtcGCTTTGGAAGGGACAAGGCAGGCGTGCTGCTGAGTTATCCGGGAGGAAAGCCACTGGAGCCGCCTCATCAGTTGCCATCGCCACCTCCACCGGGACCAGCTAACCCAGCCGCGCACCTGCCTTATCCCTGCCAATGCgatgctttgctgctgggtgcggAGCAGAGCCTCTGGGAGCCCCTTGCGAGGAGGATTCCCCGCATGCCCCCAGTGTCCCTCACTTCCACCCTGTCTCTTTACCTCtcgtctctctgcctctgtctctttctctctctcagggaATCCTCGCGAGGGGCTCCCGAAGGCTCTGCTccgcacccagcagcaaagcgtcGCTTTGGAAGGGACAAGGCAGGCGTGCTGCTGAGTTATCCGGGAGGAAAGCCACTGGAGCCGCCTCATCAGTTGCCATCGCCACCTCCACCGGGACCAGCTAACCCAGCCGCGCACCTGCCTTATCCCTGCCAATGCgatgctttgctgctgggtgcggAGCGGAGCCTCTGGGAGCCCCTCGCGAGGTGGATTCCCCGCATGCCCCCAGTGTCCCTCACTTCCACCCTGTCTCTTTACCTCTCGTCTCTCGTCTCTCTGCCTCGGCCTCTCTCTCTCAGGGAATCCTCGCGAGGGGCTCCCCGAGGCTCTGCTccgcacccagcagcaaagcgtcGCTTTGGCAGGGACAAGGAAGGCGTGCCGCTGAGTTAGCCGGGAGGAAAGCCACTGGAGCCGCTTCAGCAAGTTGCCGCAGTCACCTCTACCAGGACCAGCTAACCCAGCCATGCgcctgccttgtccctgccaaggcgatgctttgctgctgggtgcggAGCGGAGCCTTTGGGAGCCCCTAGCGAGGATTCCCGGAGAGAGAGACATGGAGGCAGAGATGAGAGGTAAAGATGGGGAAGGGGGGTaagtgagggacaatgtgtgggggagagagagaaaaaaaatcctgcttcATTTTCGTTTATcacgggtggtcctggaatgtaacacccgcgataaatgagggatcactgcatTCAGTACAATATCAGGGTTTCAATTTTCGTAACATTTTTAGCCAATTGTTCTTTCAGTCTTGATAATAGGTTTAAGTGCCAATTTCCTGTAACCAATATTTTTCAGCATCACAATGCATGGTCAGGTTAATCATAAACTTCACTGAACTTCTCTGGCTTGCTTCTCAGCAGCCATTTATATATTTCGGCTGCAAAGCTACACAACACTCTGATATGTATTTCCTTTGATGTACTTATTTCCCCGACTTTCCAATAAAAGACTTGCACACAATATATAAATCCTCTGTAACTATGCATGCTGTGAATTTCTGTGGAGTTTAAttgctctttttttttgcaataattttctggaattttgaaTAAAAACATTTCCACTGCCTTTGGTCCAATGATTCTGCAGCAAGTTGCGATGACGCCAAAATGCATAGTGATGCATTTTACATCCATAGTGAAATCATGAAATGAATTATGGCTTTGCATATTCGCATCCAGGGTTGGGTAGCAGGTagaacggggtggaacgcagttccaccagcggaaatgaagatgtgtgtgcagctccagctgatcggcggctgtcacttcctggattactggtctcggctcgactCTCGTTTTTCCCCATGCTGCTGGTGTGTctatgctccttgcttttttcctctttcctccctcctggcttccctctctcctgcccggctcccctccagtctcacgtggccacctccacCTGAGATGCAAACAGAAGGCGTGGTGGAAGAGGCGCTGgtagcatttatgtttctggcagcacccgttcgcctagctacccaggtaGGGGgttacccaggaaggagagcgcgggaaacgtgaagcaaattgtcaccccagcgagtgacactggttacgttataagtcaaggacttaacagttcacttgaacgatgatgatcattcaagccactcccatctgatcacatgaccagcaagccacgcctacccagtcacatgaccattaagccacacccacaaaataagccatacccacaatgtggcagtaaaatttttggctggccATTACTGCTCGCGTCTCAGCTTCTGATGTAAGCAAGGAACTCATGCTATGTGCATTATGAAGTCGCGGCCTGCATTTTATCACCCTCAATGACTAATGTTTTGGTCTTTGAAGGAACCAAAATATAACGCATATGtaacgagtctttggagaggggcagcatacaaatctaattaataataataataataataataataataataataataataataataccatgtttccccgatagtaagaccccccccccgattgtaagacatatggggggtttcagggggggtcggctaatataagccataccccgaaagtaagacatgtacTAAAAGCaagggaggcgtcggagcagtttgcggcgctggcgagggagcttcgcgcccaggagagtctcccaaacccggcgcggataaggattcctcggccggcggaggaagctcggcggcggcagcaggctccggagggagctcgggcagtggcgagaagacgggattccgggtgccgagcgccacctgcccgccgttcacgccaaggacaggcagtcccagttccagcacctcggcctgctcgcccagcctcttgcccggcggggagagcaaaggcggcggcgggagtagtggaggcgaggcggagaagaaagaagcggcggatagctggcgaggcgccggctagagggctggaccctgccgctttgccgccgctccccccgccgcctttgcctcttgtccggtgggaaaggcgacgaaaagggctatcgggtcccttccaattgcccggccggcgtcgccttagtcagcagcggaaaagcaaaggaagcagcaggagaagcgaagttcttgaatggtggcggcggcccttgatcgcagccgatgaggttcggctttcttcgcttctcctgctgcttcctttgcttttccgctgctgactaaggcgacgccggccgggcaattggaagggacccgat
This DNA window, taken from Erythrolamprus reginae isolate rEryReg1 chromosome 7, rEryReg1.hap1, whole genome shotgun sequence, encodes the following:
- the LOC139169903 gene encoding exocyst complex component 1-like; amino-acid sequence: MSSLLKEDLNKKLFRSIGQKLYGFIEIECSGQDRFYLCASVSKGEEVQISVVKHYRTGLDENYEISEKWLLDDLEMIDGKEADSDNPWFDMHFKQVYTWEAYSCASKYAFARILSQLNEMYLQKDLKIVNFDFTYINEAALWSSNNGDCLVMMRICFYAFNLVCLSLCPLPV